gggggggggggggggggattataTAGGTACTTtggtagcttagtggtagagcgtccgacTCAAGTGATAGAGTGTCCGCTTCAagtgcgagaggtcgtgggttcgatccgaATCCGCGTCATGCAATTTGACATATGGCGtcaaaaatggtaccagtagttcccttgctttgcgctcagcattaCACGGAACTCTGACTCGTtgtgatggattccatcaggaatgaggtaaGAGCGATTAAttatagaacttgcttcacaattgacctaaaataagATTAGTATAGACTGAACCATAAGTACGTCCTTTATGCTGACAGATGTCAATGGTGTAAGGGATGATGGTGCGcaaaaacgaatatatttattttgtctttaatcTACCCAGgttttaattataataattggATGAATTCGCTTggtaatttttcattttgaacgaAATTCCAGATATTTGCCATATGTCATATTCCTATCACGCCGACCCGCCCAGCATACGATGCCATATAGCGTACATGTAGGTTCTctataaaaacatcaaaatattaacaAGTTTGTATAAATCGTTACCATGAAACAGCAGTAGTAGAACCATTGGCCTTGCTTAagccttagcctgctaaatttctacaatggactggtccatctttcaatctggacagtaccattaactattaataGGGTTGCTTGCCAGAAAGGGGATCAGtgccatgatcagcctgcaggaaTGTATGTAAGAATTCTACCACCCAAGTTAGTTTTCCATCCAACAGTGGCTAGAAGCACATGATCTGAAGTTAGCGAATTGAACAATTAGCAATAAATGCACACTTTAAGTGTtaaaagatgtttgaactataataaTGAATAGGATGTTAAACACTTAATGTACTTGATGTATAATTATAGCGCGGAGATATGTTCTGATACATTACATATAATATCGACTTAATGCTTTCAGAAGATGCAGAAAAATAGACACTTAACTTTGCACCAGGAAGAATAAGGCAAACCGTTACTTTTAGCACGTAGAGGTAAACGTCGCAGTCTTCTTCATAATATTGAACTAGCTTTATGGTTTTCTTTAAATAAAGACAAGTAATTTATTCAGTTCTGCAGCGATCTTTTGTTGGGCGTATATTTCTCAAAAAGGCATATAAAGAAAATAAGGTAAGTATTTAATCTGATTTTAATCATATGATAATATTATGATTATAGACTGTAGTGGTTGTGTGTGTTTTTGATATCTCAAATTGTGATTGTACAAAAATGCTGCGTACTATAAATGAAATTCGCATATTATAATATCTAAGTTAGTCGACAGTATCCGAAATGATATTAAGCTCGTATTAAATTCATGTTTTGTggaatgatttaaataattattaactaGCAGACCACAACGTTTAGACATGCCTTATGCTGAATCATTGACAACAGTATCGCTTATATTGAGAGGCTAACTAAGGGAACGGGAAATACTGGTCTCTTTATTCAGCTGGTCAATATTGCCTTGACTGACTTACTGCCTATTGCCATTCAATAAAATAGcaggttttaaaacaaatttggcTTGTTATCATAGATTGACGACATCTTACAAAAGTGACTGTtgtatacaaacatattttatttctatcgAGGCATTAAGTATAGTCAAACGTGCTCGAGGGACAATTTCTTTTTGGGAAAAACATACTTTTAGAGCCGCATTTTTGCACTGTTAAAGAACTGTACTAAGGGTGCAGACAGACCAGTATTTGGCATTCCTTTAGGCGGCCTCTAAATGTAAATGGCACTATAATTAATTGTTCAGCAATATGCATGGCTAACCCTTGTAATCTACCAGAATCTAGGAGCTACTTGACCCCCGTCTAAAGTGTTATAATTGAATATCTAGGACTCTAGAGGTCAACAATCCGTAGACTATGTTTCTAGCCTTTTCAGTTTACCCAGCATTTGCACAAGAAGAAATAAATCCTTTGAACATGACAGCTTAAACAGAAAATATCTCAGCAAATATGTACCGAATATATTACGAAAATGTAATTGTTTGGTCAATCTGTCCTATGGGAATACATGTTCCTATTAAAACAGTGAGGTatgtataaatattgcatttcataCTAACACTGTTTCATTAGTAATCATAGAATGCAGTTCGATGAAGCATAGCTGATAAGCTGATATCATGCTCAGCTGATATCAAATGCCTCGTAAATAGTCGTGTATAACAACATGCACACACACTGATACAACCTTTGATTTTGTATGTATAATGAAAAAGTTTAATTAGACAAGTTTGAATAGACTTGTGTAGACTTTTGAATGCAATGCaactttttatacattttatcgtCGTGTTCTTTTTCAGGGTGTCACTGAAGCATTAACTGCTGTTCAGAATGTCACTGGTTTTTGTCTCCATCTTAGCGTTATGCCTTTGTCAAACAGGTATGCATTAAAAACGGCTACTCAAAGTTTGCAATATGACTTACTGTGTCATGGTCCATCCGTCTATACCTAAGGTTTTAAGTCGTTTAAGAAATACTTAATACCACTCTTAGGCTATTGAATTTTAAGTCTTATATCAAGGTTGGATTTCCATTGGAGATAATTTAAAACGTGATTTTCTAATCATGTTTGCCCAAAGCATAATatttaaacatactttgcctaaggctTGATATAGGTATAAAATCTATTGTATAATATTTGTTCAGAGTTTTGAAATATCACAATCAAAATAATACATCTatcaaatataatgtaaaacatgCGTCTTCTTTTATGTATAAACTGTTATTATAAATAAACTGGCGAATTCAGTGAATTGACGGTATATTGGTTTCACCCTTGAAAATGTATTCTCTGCCCACAGAATACACTTTAATACCATTTAGTTTCTGTCTCAATGAAAGATTTCCATTCCTTACTAAATTACTGAACGAAAACTATTTTTCCGAACGAAAACTATTTTTCCAAACAATGGCCACTACCTAATTCATTTTACGATCTCAatccgatttttaaaaaaaataaaatctggaaagcagatccctcggaagtCACAATAGATAATAATTGAAACTCATTTAGTAACAGTTACAATGAAATGAACCTTAAAAGTCAAACGATTATACAGCAGTTAGTATACTTCAGTTTAGTTGGTCAATAATTTCAATATCAACGTGAAAATTTCGTATAAGGTGTGTAATTTCACTAATGACACCATATTAATGGATGCCGATGACTTAACGTCAAAAATTACACAAACATCGATATAGTCTTCAAATTTACTcgataaaacaaagaaaatttgtatcattttataagTAAAAGTGAATATGCGACAATAACAAttagctttgcatcgagaaatatgcactcattttCTTGTTGAAATCGTGCAAAATATCCACTGCAGAACTGCAAATTTCTCGGTACAATTCTAATGATCTATTAATGAACATTTGCAGTATGATATCCGATGACAGAATAAGATCTTATTTTATTGCGTTGAAAAGTGTAAGGTTTGCATCAAAATTGTTTAATCTCTCAGAAGACACTACTTTCCAAGGAGCGACCAGCACCAAGTTACACTCATTTTTGACTTTAGGGGTTACCTTATTGAAACAGTCACGGTTCAatgaatatatgtaaatttatcatcgttgtttgttttatttactgattATTAAGCAGTACTTCTAGGTTTCACTGAAAAACAGGTAAAACAgtgttaacaacaacaacaacgacaacaaTAAAAATTGTGGAGATAGAAATGTTGATTTCTTATTACTCATTACTAATTTCAACCAGATTCAAATAGTATCACTTGTAAAACATATGCTGCAGACAGAGGTCAGTGCTGGGCAAGTCCATTAAAAATTCCAGTAAATGTTTCAgctgataaattttattttactcaTTACGTAAGTTCTGACTTATTTAATTCAGTCATGAACCATTGCTGGATAGCAGTTAATCAAAAGTTGTAAAGTAAAACTTATGAGCGCAATAACGTaattgaattttcatttttacaaaggAACTGAAATTACCCGAGAGCATTAACTAGAAATCATCTTTTTTGAGTATCCCTCTCAGTCTCAATTTTATGTggattgttacattttctggtccttttggatagTGAAGTACACTCATTTTTACCTTCATGGTGACAGAATTCGGCTAAAGCCGGTGCCAGTGGGATGTGACGTATTTcagtacctctcatgaacaggctcaataaaaccgagtcttctattgggttgtttggttgcgttctatgcttttaaaggatcttttcacagattttatgaACTATCGCAACAGCAGTCCTCacgtgccgtgtggcggctgtaaaaagacTCCCCGGACTcggtgttgttacattttcttggcCTTTGGGGTCAtggaatatatttattttaccatGATAGAATTCCGATGCCTGGGGTCccggtgttgcacatttcattaccactcatgaacaTTCTCAATCAAACCATGTCTGCTTTTATATTgtttggttgtgttctatgcttccaaaggatcttttcatagATTGTATTGTTTATTCTGCGCTTAACCTTATGATAAATCTGTTTCTTTGTGGATATTATGCAGCTCTCAAAATGAATATTATAGAGAGCAAAACCAAATGTTTTTATCATTGTCCAATTTTCAGACGAGGCTAATTTGGACGTAATTTGAGATTGAAATGAAACGAAAGTGATATTTTCGTTACGAGCATGATTAATGTATACCATGATTTTGTCTTAAAATATGAATCAGTGATAAATATTCAACGCTCACTTTAAAAATGTATtagtcaatacatttttgttttattttgatacatatttacattCCACACTTGCTTGTCAGATTGTGCTGTCTGTTGATCCTTTGgctttgttttgttaaaatcaaggataaatatccagcTCCTAAAGCGCAGCCTCTCCACACCGCAACCCATCACACAGACACCAATTATGAAATGCCTTCAATAATTGATTGACCAACACAAACCAATTTAGTGAATATTTCAACACgactttttttctcatattttgtgAAAGTCTGCTTACTTtggattgttttattttcaatgccTTTTCAGTTCAGACTGTGTACCCTGGATGTGAAAACTGTGGCTGTTGCGTTGACGGAGAATGTAGTTTCCAAAAAGGAAAAACTGATTATTGCAACAAAGGATGTATTGATGGTTTCTATGGAAACAGGTGCTACATCAACTGTCCTTGTAATTGTGCAGCATGTGCAAGAAATGCACGGTATATAAATGGTGTGAAGACACATGAGTGTACTAAATGTCCTGACGGAAAGTATTCAAATACTTCCAGAAAATGTTGTTCTTTGTCCTGTCCAAATACCTGCATAACGTGCATCTCAGGAACAGTATGTACGGAATGCGAATCCCCTTATTTTAATTACGGAGCTGTAACAAACTGTTCTATGCTTTGTCCAACAAACTGCGAATCGTGTTCAGAATCGGAGACGTGTCTGGCCTGTAAAGATGGGTATCATAACCCAGCGTCTGGGTGTAGAAACACGTGTCCTTCCAGTTGCCAGTCATGTTCATCCAGGCAAAACTGTAACAGATGCAGAACTGGATTCTATAACGGAAGGAAATTAGATATACCCACAAACCTATTTCATAACAACTGTAGATATGCATGTAGGAGCTCTTGTGAAGATTGTTCGTCCCACAACTTGTGCTCATCTTGTGTTAATGGGAAGTACGGCAATTACTGTGAAAATAACTGCTCTACAGGATGCATGTATGGAAAATGTGATAAGAGTACCGGGAATTGTGAATGTAAAAATGGCTTCACAGGACAACAATGTAATGAATGCGTAAATGGAAAATATGGCATACATTGTAATAATGAATGTTCCTCAGTTTGTAAGAACAAGGTATGCCATAAGTCAAACGGTCAATGTGTAGAATGTGTAA
This DNA window, taken from Mercenaria mercenaria strain notata chromosome 19, MADL_Memer_1, whole genome shotgun sequence, encodes the following:
- the LOC123542418 gene encoding cell death abnormality protein 1-like isoform X2, which encodes MSLVFVSILALCLCQTVQTVYPGCENCGCCVDGECSFQKGKTDYCNKGCIDGFYGNRCYINCPCNCAACARNARYINGVKTHECTKCPDGKYSNTSRKCCSLSCPNTCITCISGTVCTECESPYFNYGAVTNCSMLCPTNCESCSESETCLACKDGYHNPASGCRNTCPSSCQSCSSRQNCNRCRTGFYNGRKLDIPTNLFHNNCRYACRSSCEDCSSHNLCSSCVNGKYGNYCENNCSTGCMYGKCDKSTGNCECKNGFTGQQCNECVNGKYGIHCNNECSSVCKNKVCHKSNGQCVECVTNYFTNEYCSSCISGRYGSNCTLKCPNNCSLCERYSGNCSNGCNEQHVGDTRDNYKTEKSSSWNVILSHIGSAFGGMMFASLVGVVLFLRRWIKKKWQRSQQLDTADTVSQRANRSDRSIPLSDLHQYQSLDPSGRENRNVYSTIDDIQNVYENTV
- the LOC123542418 gene encoding cell death abnormality protein 1-like isoform X1, yielding MSLVFVSILALCLCQTVQTVYPGCENCGCCVDGECSFQKGKTDYCNKGCIDGFYGNRCYINCPCNCAACARNARYINGVKTHECTKCPDGKYSNTSRKCCSLSCPNTCITCISGTVCTECESPYFNYGAVTNCSMLCPTNCESCSESETCLACKDGYHNPASGCRNTCPSSCQSCSSRQNCNRCRTGFYNGRKLDIPTNLFHNNCRYACRSSCEDCSSHNLCSSCVNGKYGNYCENNCSTGCMYGKCDKSTGNCECKNGFTGQQCNECVNGKYGIHCNNECSSVCKNKVCHKSNGQCVECVTNYFTNEYCSSCISGRYGSNCTLKCPNNCSLCERYSGNCSNGCNEQHVGDTRDNYKTEKSSSWNVILSHIGSAFGGMMFASLVGVVLFLRRWIKKKWQRSQQLDTADTVSQRANRSDRSIPLSDLHQYQSFDPSGRENRNEYSTIVVTQNVYENTV